The following proteins come from a genomic window of Nostoc sp. ATCC 53789:
- a CDS encoding NifU family protein, with protein MTNLEELIQEINRFEAIISDWDESQRCVTVGLKRAIEALHKAALTNLIKSLKQESMPALRHAVADELVYAVLLYHELVKPPKPPLSQRIQAALEEVRPGLKSHDGDVELVAIKPPDTVEVKLIGTCSSCPASTLTLSQGVEQAIKNHCPEITKVVAVNNSPAVNNANSGLISPFSTKITCTWMKVATLDEVPEFSVVAVQLAGTSLILNRQGVTVKCYRNACTHLGSPLEKGKVENGIITCPAHGFQYKLETGKCLTVPDVSLQSYPVKVKEDKVFVKLQK; from the coding sequence ATGACAAATCTTGAAGAATTAATTCAGGAAATTAATCGTTTTGAGGCAATTATATCCGATTGGGATGAAAGCCAACGGTGTGTAACAGTAGGTCTTAAAAGAGCAATTGAAGCTTTGCATAAAGCTGCATTGACTAATTTGATTAAAAGCCTAAAACAAGAATCAATGCCAGCTTTGCGTCATGCTGTTGCAGATGAATTAGTGTATGCAGTGCTACTGTATCACGAGTTAGTCAAACCACCAAAACCTCCACTCTCACAACGCATTCAGGCAGCCCTTGAAGAAGTTCGCCCAGGTTTAAAAAGCCATGATGGTGATGTAGAATTAGTGGCAATTAAGCCCCCAGATACAGTAGAAGTCAAATTAATCGGAACTTGCAGCAGTTGTCCGGCTTCTACCTTGACTTTATCTCAGGGAGTAGAACAGGCAATAAAAAACCATTGTCCTGAAATTACTAAAGTTGTTGCAGTCAATAATAGTCCTGCTGTTAACAACGCTAATTCTGGTTTAATCAGTCCATTCTCTACAAAAATAACTTGTACTTGGATGAAAGTAGCGACCCTTGATGAAGTTCCTGAATTTAGTGTAGTCGCAGTACAACTTGCTGGTACTTCACTAATTTTAAATCGTCAAGGCGTTACAGTTAAATGTTACCGTAATGCTTGTACTCATTTAGGATCTCCCTTAGAAAAGGGTAAAGTCGAAAATGGTATTATTACCTGTCCTGCCCACGGATTCCAGTACAAATTAGAGACAGGTAAATGCTTAACCGTGCCTGATGTTTCGCTTCAGTCGTATCCAGTCAAGGTAAAAGAAGATAAGGTTTTTGTAAAACTACAAAAATGA
- a CDS encoding HypC/HybG/HupF family hydrogenase formation chaperone has protein sequence MCLGIPGQIIEITNVNHKLALVNIGGVKREVNIACIVDEQHPPEACIGDWVLVHVGFAMNRINEQEAAETLQLLQELAAAQSGINT, from the coding sequence ATGTGTTTAGGAATCCCCGGACAAATTATAGAAATTACCAACGTTAACCATAAACTAGCCCTAGTTAACATTGGTGGTGTGAAGCGCGAAGTAAATATTGCCTGCATCGTAGATGAACAACATCCGCCCGAAGCTTGTATTGGCGATTGGGTATTAGTTCATGTTGGCTTTGCTATGAATCGAATTAACGAACAAGAAGCAGCAGAAACATTACAACTCCTTCAAGAATTAGCAGCAGCACAATCAGGAATTAATACTTAA
- a CDS encoding DUF433 domain-containing protein has translation MNYRNYITIEANKRGGKPCVRGLRITVYEVLEYLASEMTEAEILDDFPDLTREDLKACIAYAADRERRLMISPLSA, from the coding sequence ATGAATTACAGAAACTATATCACAATTGAAGCGAATAAACGCGGTGGTAAGCCTTGTGTGCGTGGCTTGCGAATTACAGTTTATGAGGTACTTGAATACCTAGCTTCCGAGATGACCGAAGCAGAAATTCTTGATGATTTTCCCGATCTAACGCGAGAAGATTTAAAAGCTTGTATTGCTTATGCGGCTGACCGTGAACGTCGGCTTATGATTTCTCCATTATCAGCATGA
- a CDS encoding SagB/ThcOx family dehydrogenase codes for MPSSQISGKAYHEATKHSYLSVQIDPNYVDASTQPSSFKVYPKFYRRVKLNLNNPVHSFISLTSAITLEKVYKDGPYKLRVNPSAGALYPTEVYVQVRGIEGMIDGIYHLEVENNCLTLIYELIDDGLENYIIPGKCINGFIFLISCVYYRSSWKYQNRSIRYCFLDSGHHLGAIAASAFLHNRDIQLIFDFDKLALNSDLGFENKEFITACAMSGEVQDKKIRRLRLKVPFVSGTDYFESNQFIEDGYQATTLQNSRQQQLEYPQFDFDKEKFSQVVWDRRSIRRFRKEFISQEDYLYVVQQLQQSIPTENYEEIEIYSVVHRVEGMTPGLYKGTYLVKTGNFSEKTGYLCINQAIAKDSAVTLFFVSDYLNYQTAMQTAGFLGQRLYLTSNYLGIQCSGIGAYYDDETQELLETNKDVLYGMVIGR; via the coding sequence ATGCCATCAAGTCAGATATCGGGTAAAGCTTATCATGAAGCTACCAAGCATTCTTACTTATCGGTACAAATCGATCCAAATTATGTAGATGCTTCAACACAGCCATCTTCATTTAAAGTTTATCCAAAGTTTTATCGGAGAGTAAAATTAAATCTCAATAATCCTGTTCACTCTTTTATCTCGTTAACCAGTGCGATAACACTAGAAAAAGTATATAAAGATGGCCCTTATAAACTGCGAGTGAATCCATCCGCAGGCGCTCTGTATCCTACAGAAGTTTACGTACAGGTTCGTGGGATTGAGGGAATGATAGATGGTATATACCATCTAGAAGTTGAGAATAATTGTCTAACTCTCATCTATGAATTAATCGATGATGGGTTAGAGAATTATATTATACCGGGTAAATGTATCAACGGATTCATCTTTTTAATTAGTTGTGTTTATTATAGGTCTAGCTGGAAATATCAAAATAGAAGCATAAGATATTGCTTTTTAGATAGCGGACACCATTTAGGTGCGATCGCAGCTTCAGCTTTTCTCCACAACCGAGATATACAACTAATTTTCGACTTTGATAAACTTGCTCTCAATTCAGATTTGGGATTTGAGAATAAAGAGTTTATTACTGCTTGTGCGATGTCAGGAGAAGTACAAGATAAAAAAATCAGACGATTAAGGCTGAAAGTTCCTTTTGTTTCTGGTACTGATTATTTTGAATCCAATCAATTTATTGAAGATGGCTATCAAGCAACTACTCTACAAAATAGCCGCCAGCAGCAATTAGAATATCCTCAATTTGACTTCGACAAAGAGAAATTTTCTCAAGTTGTTTGGGATAGACGTTCTATTAGACGTTTCCGGAAAGAGTTTATTTCTCAAGAAGATTATTTATATGTAGTGCAACAACTTCAACAGTCAATACCGACAGAAAACTATGAGGAAATAGAAATTTACTCAGTCGTGCATCGAGTAGAGGGAATGACACCTGGGTTATATAAAGGTACGTATCTGGTTAAGACAGGTAATTTTAGTGAAAAGACAGGTTACTTATGTATTAATCAGGCTATTGCTAAAGATAGCGCTGTAACTTTATTTTTTGTGTCAGATTATTTAAACTACCAAACTGCTATGCAAACAGCTGGTTTTTTGGGACAGAGACTTTATTTAACTAGTAATTATTTGGGGATTCAGTGTAGTGGAATAGGTGCTTATTATGATGATGAAACCCAGGAATTATTAGAAACAAATAAAGATGTACTTTATGGAATGGTGATTGGAAGATAA
- a CDS encoding DUF5615 family PIN-like protein, whose protein sequence is MKLLFDENLSPKLPTRLSDLFPDSLHVRDIGMKATIDPIVWNYAKDNDLMIVSKDADMHDLSLVFGNPPKVIWLRLGNCSTLQVENLLRREFSTIKLFYEDENSSLLALSF, encoded by the coding sequence ATGAAATTACTGTTTGATGAAAACTTATCCCCTAAATTACCCACTCGTTTGAGCGATCTTTTTCCAGACTCACTTCATGTTCGAGATATAGGCATGAAAGCAACAATAGACCCGATAGTTTGGAATTATGCAAAAGATAATGATTTGATGATCGTCTCGAAAGATGCTGATATGCACGATCTGAGTTTAGTGTTTGGAAATCCCCCAAAAGTCATCTGGCTTAGACTTGGAAACTGTTCTACCTTACAAGTTGAAAATTTACTGCGTCGGGAGTTCAGCACGATCAAATTATTTTATGAAGATGAAAATTCATCATTGCTTGCCCTCTCATTTTAA
- a CDS encoding site-specific integrase, producing the protein MSGQNQNQGNCDRHNFISQTYPPSTHENANADSRDLFADIFADFEPHNTTDGSYKGTMAKIKATELQYQAVFEQKLVEANSNLKRDRVKVSIKQTGNSLQLRATLPLKPGDHSLGKEKKQYDLSLGIPANLEGLKTAIEESYELGKLIARHTFEWNEKYLGIKSREKQEIKTIGELLDTFDEKYYQTRQKTITSQNTFANYISVLKRNFPLTTLSTKKHFEEIINSFQGNKKNELIAVSSVFIKTFQLGFILDVTRDHVTPAHREIPDNDKIVSSFDLFEKFALNRKNTNITDEIDTWEMWRWVYGMLATFGLRPRELFVEPDINWWMCPQNIDHTWKVNKNTKTGYREVIPFVPEWIELFDLQNPKPLNILEKKVTKIASVQNINWMRRDISRWFRKVGIEFQPYDLRHACAIRAHLQGIPIKAAADNLGHTVDEHTKTYQRWFGIENRKKAFGEVISQKSLIELQKNEILALRMENERLKLEVEKWKFSENV; encoded by the coding sequence ATGAGCGGGCAAAATCAAAACCAGGGTAATTGCGATCGCCACAATTTCATATCGCAGACATATCCCCCATCTACACATGAGAATGCAAACGCAGACTCAAGGGATTTGTTCGCTGATATTTTTGCAGATTTTGAGCCGCACAACACCACAGACGGTAGCTACAAAGGAACAATGGCGAAAATTAAAGCAACAGAACTACAGTATCAAGCAGTTTTTGAGCAGAAGTTAGTCGAAGCTAATAGTAATTTAAAAAGGGATAGAGTTAAAGTTAGCATTAAACAAACTGGCAATTCTCTACAGTTACGAGCTACCCTACCGTTAAAACCAGGCGACCATAGTTTAGGTAAGGAAAAAAAGCAGTATGATTTGTCTCTAGGGATACCAGCAAATTTAGAGGGGCTAAAAACTGCGATCGAGGAAAGTTACGAGTTGGGTAAATTAATCGCTCGCCATACTTTCGAGTGGAATGAGAAGTATTTAGGAATTAAATCTAGAGAGAAGCAAGAGATAAAAACTATTGGGGAATTATTAGATACATTTGATGAAAAATATTATCAAACCCGTCAGAAAACTATAACCAGTCAAAATACTTTTGCTAACTATATATCCGTCCTTAAAAGAAACTTTCCTTTAACAACTTTGTCAACAAAAAAGCATTTTGAGGAAATTATTAATTCATTTCAGGGAAATAAAAAAAATGAATTAATTGCGGTAAGTTCTGTTTTTATTAAAACCTTTCAGTTGGGATTTATACTTGATGTGACACGAGATCATGTCACTCCTGCTCATCGAGAAATACCTGATAATGATAAAATAGTATCTTCTTTTGACCTATTTGAAAAATTCGCGCTCAATCGCAAAAATACAAATATCACTGATGAAATAGACACCTGGGAAATGTGGCGTTGGGTATATGGAATGTTGGCAACCTTTGGGTTAAGACCAAGGGAATTATTTGTCGAACCAGATATTAATTGGTGGATGTGTCCCCAAAATATAGACCATACTTGGAAAGTCAATAAAAATACAAAAACTGGATATCGAGAAGTTATCCCCTTTGTACCAGAATGGATAGAATTATTTGATTTACAAAATCCCAAACCATTAAATATTTTAGAAAAAAAGGTGACAAAAATTGCATCTGTGCAAAATATTAATTGGATGCGGAGAGATATATCCAGATGGTTTAGAAAAGTGGGAATTGAGTTTCAACCCTACGATTTGCGTCATGCTTGCGCTATTCGAGCGCATCTTCAGGGAATACCAATTAAAGCCGCAGCAGACAATTTAGGTCATACTGTTGATGAACATACAAAAACCTATCAAAGATGGTTTGGTATTGAAAACCGTAAAAAAGCCTTTGGTGAGGTAATTAGTCAAAAGTCATTAATTGAGTTGCAGAAGAATGAAATATTGGCGCTACGGATGGAGAATGAAAGGTTAAAGTTGGAAGTTGAAAAGTGGAAATTCTCGGAAAATGTCTAA
- a CDS encoding hydrogenase maturation protease, producing the protein MLTIIGCGNLNRSDDAVGVIIAQRLQKYLAENPHPHVRVYDCGTAGMEVMFQARGSKELVIIDASSTSSEPGAVFKVPGKELEALPEPSYNLHDFRWDNALAAGRKIFQNDFPEDVTVYLIEAANLGLGLELSPVVKHSADLVFEEVAALIKQNINF; encoded by the coding sequence ATGCTAACTATTATTGGTTGTGGAAATCTCAATCGCAGCGATGACGCAGTAGGCGTAATCATTGCCCAACGCTTACAAAAATATCTAGCTGAAAACCCTCATCCTCATGTGCGAGTTTATGACTGTGGCACCGCAGGGATGGAAGTAATGTTTCAAGCTAGAGGTAGTAAAGAATTAGTAATTATTGATGCAAGTTCAACTAGTTCTGAACCGGGTGCTGTGTTTAAAGTTCCAGGGAAAGAACTGGAAGCTTTGCCAGAACCTAGTTATAACTTGCACGATTTTCGCTGGGATAATGCTTTAGCCGCCGGACGGAAAATTTTTCAAAATGACTTTCCCGAAGATGTAACAGTTTATTTAATTGAGGCGGCAAATCTTGGTTTGGGACTAGAGTTAAGTCCTGTTGTCAAACATTCTGCTGATTTAGTTTTTGAAGAGGTAGCTGCACTTATCAAACAGAATATCAACTTTTAA
- a CDS encoding DUF1294 domain-containing protein, which produces MKPALHKGQLITWKDDRGFGFIQPDDGSQEVFLHITALKDVNRRPQVGDFVCYQLTASKDGKLRAFNASIKGVTSKSSPSAAPKKSTSRTVDKSTSLALKTLLLSLLPGLGSIHLALTTGNPIPLIFYPVMSFITFRLYADDKSRAQQGRWRTQENTLHLCEFMGGWLGAFVAQQKLHHKSSKVSYQVVFWVIAILHIVFWLDWLFFGKALINLFFTIASRG; this is translated from the coding sequence ATGAAACCTGCTTTACATAAAGGGCAACTAATCACATGGAAGGACGATCGCGGGTTTGGTTTCATACAACCCGATGATGGTAGTCAAGAAGTCTTTCTACACATTACAGCATTGAAAGACGTTAACCGTCGTCCCCAAGTTGGTGATTTTGTTTGTTATCAACTGACAGCTAGTAAAGATGGCAAGTTACGCGCTTTTAATGCTTCAATCAAAGGAGTTACATCAAAGTCCTCACCTTCTGCTGCACCAAAGAAGTCTACATCCAGAACTGTAGACAAATCTACATCATTAGCATTAAAGACATTACTTCTATCTTTACTACCGGGGTTAGGTTCAATCCATCTTGCACTCACAACTGGCAACCCAATTCCGCTAATTTTTTATCCTGTCATGAGTTTCATTACCTTTAGGCTATATGCCGATGATAAGTCTCGCGCACAACAAGGACGATGGAGAACGCAAGAAAATACTTTACATCTATGCGAATTTATGGGTGGTTGGTTAGGTGCATTTGTTGCTCAACAGAAGCTACATCACAAAAGCAGCAAAGTTTCTTATCAAGTTGTATTTTGGGTGATAGCAATTCTTCACATCGTATTTTGGTTAGATTGGCTATTTTTTGGTAAGGCGTTGATAAATTTGTTTTTTACTATTGCTTCTAGAGGTTAA
- a CDS encoding antitoxin family protein, protein MTITIEAVYEQGVLRLLQPIPLAEGTRVEVTVISTEAKPQNKTPREILAQIAAMPLEVSNDKFSGRDHDTILYPPHSAT, encoded by the coding sequence ATGACTATAACTATAGAAGCTGTTTATGAACAGGGTGTACTGAGGTTATTACAGCCGATTCCATTAGCCGAAGGAACTCGTGTTGAAGTCACTGTGATTTCAACTGAGGCTAAACCTCAAAACAAAACTCCTAGAGAGATTTTGGCACAAATTGCAGCCATGCCCTTAGAAGTAAGCAATGATAAATTTTCTGGTCGAGATCATGACACTATTCTTTATCCTCCCCATAGTGCAACATGA
- a CDS encoding PIN domain-containing protein: protein MIFVDTSTWFASIVPSDTEHQAASSWVNQNIQPLLTTDYVVDETLTLLRTRGETLRAISLGEAFFSDNLTTIYYLTEEDIQQTWQIFRQFLDKNWSFTDCASRVVMNKLHLTQAFTFDHHFRQFGFVNVVP from the coding sequence ATGATCTTTGTAGATACCAGCACCTGGTTTGCTAGTATTGTTCCTTCCGATACTGAGCATCAGGCAGCGTCTTCATGGGTTAATCAAAATATTCAGCCATTGCTAACAACAGATTACGTTGTTGATGAAACCTTGACCCTTTTGAGAACCCGTGGAGAAACGTTGAGGGCAATCAGCTTAGGAGAGGCATTCTTTTCAGATAATTTGACGACCATTTATTACCTGACAGAAGAGGATATTCAACAAACTTGGCAGATTTTCCGTCAGTTCTTAGATAAAAACTGGAGTTTCACAGACTGCGCCAGTCGGGTTGTGATGAATAAACTCCATTTAACTCAGGCATTCACTTTTGATCATCACTTTCGTCAATTTGGGTTCGTGAATGTTGTACCTTGA
- a CDS encoding molybdopterin-binding protein: MEISARNSLKGIVKKVVPGTVNTEVILEIAPGVELVSIITKSSAEKLGLTEGKEAYAVIKSSDVIVAVE; encoded by the coding sequence ATGGAAATTAGCGCTCGTAATTCTCTCAAAGGTATTGTAAAAAAAGTTGTGCCTGGTACAGTTAACACTGAGGTAATTTTAGAAATTGCACCAGGAGTAGAGTTAGTGTCAATAATCACAAAATCATCAGCAGAAAAGCTGGGACTTACAGAAGGCAAGGAGGCTTATGCCGTGATTAAATCATCAGATGTGATAGTTGCTGTTGAGTAA
- a CDS encoding ankyrin repeat domain-containing protein — MSQLNRQDLSEATTQWLIAKGYNPGDLNQLGENGDTALMKATREGVYAVVKELIDAGADINARNSDRNNALWFACFGNHYELINLLLAVNINIDNQNDNGATVLMYAASAGKIEVVKLLLQHHPNLYLKNLDDYKAIDFASNVEVLRILKNAIKSDIG, encoded by the coding sequence ATGAGTCAATTAAACAGACAAGATTTGAGTGAAGCAACAACTCAATGGCTAATAGCAAAAGGCTATAACCCTGGGGATTTAAATCAGCTAGGGGAAAATGGCGATACAGCTTTGATGAAAGCCACAAGAGAGGGAGTGTATGCAGTCGTCAAAGAACTAATTGATGCAGGTGCGGATATCAACGCTCGAAATAGCGATCGCAACAATGCTTTATGGTTTGCTTGTTTTGGTAATCACTACGAGTTAATTAATTTATTGTTGGCTGTCAACATTAATATTGATAACCAAAATGATAACGGTGCAACCGTTTTAATGTATGCAGCATCAGCCGGAAAAATAGAAGTCGTCAAGTTACTTTTACAACATCATCCTAACTTATATTTGAAAAACTTAGACGACTATAAAGCAATTGATTTTGCCAGCAATGTAGAAGTTTTAAGGATACTTAAAAATGCCATCAAGTCAGATATCGGGTAA
- the hypF gene encoding carbamoyltransferase HypF — translation MPIEEIRVRGTVQGVGFRPTVYRLAKACGLYGDVCNDGQGVLIRVSGNEEALTEFVARLQTECPPLAKINQLSRIPYEGEFSFNNFVISNSVNNAIKTEIVPDAATCLQCQQEIFDPFSRFYRYPFTNCTHCGPRLSIIRAIPYDRCNTSMSAFVICPECAKEYHDVENRRFHAQPVACHVCGPTAWLERADGKSVTASMFSMLDDVDAVCTLLQKGEIVAIKGLSGIHLACDATQETVVQKLRQRKRRYHKPFALMARDIEIIEQYCTVNAKEKELLTSSAAPIVLLQATGKKLVAPSVAPGQNTLGFMLPYTPLHHLILRRMNRPIIITSGNLADEPQCIDNDEARDKLGTIADYFLFHNREIINRVDDSVVRVIGDKVQTIRRARGYAPASISLPPGFDNVPQILAMGSELKNTFCLLREGEAILSQHLGDLENAAAFNAYQETLNLYLNLFEHTPEVIAIDKHPEYISSKLGKELADTNQIPIHQIQHHHAHIAACMAENGIPLDSPPVLGIALDGLGYGDDGTLWGGEFLLADYRKFQRLATFKPVAMIGAGQAIYQPWRNTYAQLISANLWDDCQQQYSDLEIVRLLNKKPLKLLNQLIEKKINSPPASSVGRLFDAVAAAIGICPEECSYEGQAAIAMEAIVDVSSLNNDKEALIYPFSFSFSDSIYCIDLRPMWQALLYDLQQQIPQPVIAAKFHKGLANAIVEMVKHLCQENLINQVALTGGVFQNCILLQQVSKRLETLGIKVLTHSLVPANDGGLSLGQAVIAAAKYMSLDI, via the coding sequence ATGCCGATTGAAGAAATTAGAGTTCGCGGTACTGTTCAGGGAGTAGGATTTCGCCCTACTGTATATCGTCTTGCTAAAGCTTGCGGTTTGTATGGAGATGTTTGTAATGATGGGCAAGGTGTATTAATTCGGGTATCTGGTAATGAGGAAGCATTAACAGAATTTGTTGCCAGATTGCAAACAGAATGTCCACCATTAGCAAAAATTAATCAGCTAAGTAGAATTCCTTACGAAGGTGAATTTAGCTTTAATAATTTTGTGATTTCTAATAGTGTCAATAATGCAATCAAAACAGAAATTGTCCCTGATGCAGCTACTTGTCTACAATGCCAACAAGAAATATTTGACCCCTTTAGCCGCTTTTATCGTTACCCATTTACTAACTGCACTCATTGCGGCCCTCGCCTGAGTATTATTCGTGCAATTCCTTATGACAGATGCAATACCAGTATGTCTGCGTTTGTTATATGTCCCGAATGTGCAAAGGAATACCACGATGTTGAAAACCGCCGTTTTCACGCCCAACCTGTAGCTTGTCATGTTTGCGGCCCCACAGCTTGGTTAGAACGCGCTGATGGTAAATCGGTTACTGCTTCCATGTTTTCCATGCTAGATGATGTGGATGCTGTTTGTACCTTGTTGCAAAAGGGTGAGATTGTCGCAATTAAAGGATTAAGTGGTATTCATTTAGCTTGCGATGCAACTCAGGAAACCGTTGTTCAAAAACTGCGTCAGCGCAAAAGGCGCTATCACAAGCCATTTGCTTTAATGGCGCGAGATATTGAAATAATTGAACAATATTGTACTGTCAACGCTAAAGAAAAAGAATTATTGACAAGTTCTGCTGCACCAATTGTTTTATTACAAGCGACAGGTAAAAAACTTGTAGCACCATCGGTAGCACCGGGGCAAAATACCCTTGGCTTCATGTTACCTTATACGCCTTTGCATCATTTAATTCTGCGGCGGATGAATCGCCCAATTATTATAACAAGTGGTAATCTTGCCGATGAACCACAATGTATTGATAATGACGAAGCAAGAGACAAATTAGGGACAATCGCCGATTATTTTCTCTTTCACAATCGAGAGATTATTAATCGGGTAGATGATTCTGTTGTACGTGTTATCGGCGATAAAGTTCAAACAATTCGCCGTGCTAGAGGATATGCACCAGCATCGATTAGCTTACCGCCGGGATTTGACAATGTGCCGCAAATTTTAGCAATGGGTAGTGAGTTAAAAAATACTTTTTGCTTATTGCGTGAAGGAGAAGCGATTCTATCTCAACATCTAGGGGATTTAGAAAATGCTGCGGCTTTCAATGCTTATCAAGAGACTTTAAACTTATACTTGAATTTATTTGAACATACACCAGAAGTAATCGCCATTGATAAACATCCTGAGTATATATCAAGCAAGCTTGGTAAAGAACTAGCAGATACAAATCAAATTCCAATTCATCAAATCCAACATCATCACGCCCATATTGCTGCTTGTATGGCAGAAAATGGGATTCCTTTAGATTCACCTCCAGTATTAGGCATTGCTTTAGATGGTTTAGGTTACGGTGATGACGGTACACTCTGGGGCGGAGAATTCCTTTTAGCGGATTATCGAAAATTTCAGCGACTAGCAACATTTAAACCAGTAGCAATGATTGGTGCTGGACAAGCAATTTATCAGCCTTGGCGTAATACCTACGCCCAATTAATATCTGCTAACCTTTGGGATGATTGCCAACAACAGTATTCTGATTTAGAAATCGTAAGATTGCTGAATAAAAAACCACTAAAACTACTCAATCAACTTATAGAGAAAAAAATTAACTCTCCTCCGGCTTCTTCAGTGGGGCGGTTGTTCGATGCAGTAGCGGCGGCTATCGGTATTTGCCCTGAAGAATGTAGCTATGAAGGACAAGCTGCGATCGCAATGGAAGCTATAGTAGATGTTAGTAGCTTAAATAATGATAAAGAAGCGCTAATATACCCTTTTAGTTTTAGCTTTTCAGATAGTATTTACTGTATAGACTTACGCCCAATGTGGCAAGCCTTACTCTATGACTTGCAACAGCAGATTCCCCAACCAGTTATAGCTGCCAAATTTCACAAAGGTTTAGCTAATGCGATTGTGGAAATGGTTAAGCACCTTTGTCAAGAAAATCTGATTAATCAGGTAGCTTTAACAGGAGGAGTCTTTCAAAATTGTATATTGTTACAGCAAGTTAGCAAACGATTAGAAACATTGGGTATAAAAGTATTAACTCATAGCTTAGTTCCAGCTAACGACGGCGGATTATCTCTAGGACAAGCAGTGATTGCAGCCGCGAAATACATGAGTCTTGATATTTGA
- a CDS encoding hydrogenase small subunit: MTNVLWLQGGACSGNTMSFLNAEEPTVCDLIADFGINILWHPSLGLELGNDLQTLLRNCISGTIPLDILVFEGSVVNAPNGTGEWNRFADRAMKDWLADLAKVAKFIVAVGDCATWGGIPAMSPNPSESEGLQFLKRQEGGFLGKDFVSQAGLPVINIPGCPAHPDWITQILVAIATGRIADIAFDELNRPQTFFNTYTQTGCTRNIHFAYKASTAEFGQRKGCLFYDLGCRGPMTHSSCNRILWNRVSSKTRAGMPCLGCTEPEFPFFDLKPGTVFKTQTVMGVPKELPPGVNKKDYALLTMVAKDAAPPWAEEDFFTV; this comes from the coding sequence ATGACTAATGTACTATGGCTACAAGGTGGTGCTTGTTCAGGCAACACCATGTCATTTCTCAACGCTGAAGAACCGACAGTCTGCGATTTAATTGCCGACTTTGGTATCAATATACTTTGGCATCCTTCCTTGGGGCTGGAACTAGGCAACGATTTACAAACACTGCTACGGAATTGTATTTCTGGCACAATTCCTTTAGATATCTTGGTATTTGAAGGCAGTGTTGTTAACGCCCCCAACGGTACTGGCGAATGGAATCGGTTTGCCGATCGCGCCATGAAAGATTGGTTAGCAGACCTCGCCAAAGTTGCTAAATTTATCGTCGCGGTAGGAGACTGTGCAACCTGGGGAGGAATTCCCGCTATGTCACCCAACCCTAGCGAATCGGAAGGTTTACAATTTCTCAAACGTCAAGAAGGCGGCTTTTTGGGGAAAGATTTCGTATCGCAAGCCGGATTACCTGTAATTAATATACCTGGATGTCCCGCCCATCCCGACTGGATTACGCAGATATTAGTTGCGATCGCTACTGGACGCATAGCAGACATTGCTTTTGATGAACTAAATCGTCCCCAAACCTTCTTCAACACCTATACCCAAACAGGTTGTACCCGCAACATCCACTTTGCCTACAAAGCATCAACCGCCGAATTTGGTCAGCGCAAAGGCTGTCTATTTTATGACTTGGGTTGTCGCGGCCCCATGACGCATTCTTCCTGCAACCGCATCTTATGGAACCGCGTCTCATCCAAAACCCGCGCTGGGATGCCTTGTTTAGGTTGCACAGAACCAGAATTTCCCTTCTTTGACCTCAAACCAGGAACCGTATTTAAAACCCAAACAGTAATGGGAGTTCCCAAAGAATTACCGCCAGGGGTGAACAAAAAAGACTACGCCTTACTAACAATGGTTGCCAAAGACGCAGCACCACCTTGGGCAGAAGAAGACTTTTTTACAGTTTAG